From Micromonospora carbonacea:
GACGCCCCGGGAGTGGCGGCGGTTGCAGTGGCAGAGCCGCCTGCACTCCAAGGGGGGCCGGTCGCTGGCGCTGGCCCTGGCCCGGTTCAACCTGCCGATCATGGGCATCAACGCCGTCACCCAGCTGCTGGTGCCGCCGCCCAAGTACAGCGTCGACCGGCTGGTGCCGTGCCGCATCGGCACCACCACCCGGGTCGAGGAGCTCTTCGTCATCGAGCGCGGCCGGCCCGCGACGAGCGAACTCGGCCACGACGAGACGGTGACCCGGATGATCCGCAACACCGACGACGCGTACGGCTTCCCGCCCTTCCGGTATCTCGCGCCGTCGCTGGCCATCGACGGCCTGCACTACCCGGAGCTGCGCCTGCGGGAGCGGGAGATCCTGGCCGGCTTCCTGTCCCGGGTCCGCAGCCGGGTGCTCGTCTCCGACCGGTTCGGCTGGGCCGACGACATCCCCCGGCTGCTGCGCGGCGAGCGCGGCGCGGCGGCGGCCCCCGTCGTGCCCGCCCAGGGGTGGCCGCGCTGGAGCGGGGACCTGACGGTCGCCGGGGAGCCCGCGTGAGCCAGCCGGGCACGGCCACGGCCGTCGTGCCGGGCCAGCGCCGGGACCACCCGGACGGCCCGGTCCGCCGCGGGTTCCCGCCGCCGGCGGGGTGGCTGCCGGCCCTGACGCGTCGGCGGTGGGCGGTGGCCGCCGCGCTGGCCGCGATCGGCGGGCTGGCCCTGCTCGTCCGGTCCTGGCGGATCGACCTCTTCGGCTTCAACAGCGACGAGGTGGTGTACGCGGGGCAGGCCGCCTCCCTGGCCGGCAACCCCGGATACACGGACCTGTTCCCGGTGTTCCGGGCGCACCCGATGCTGTTCCAGGCGGTGTTGTCGCCGCTGCTGCGGTCCGGCGAGGTGGGCACGGGGGGCCGGTGGGTCGTCGCGGTGATCGGGGTGCTCACCGTCCTGGCGGTGTACCCGCTCGGGGCCCGCCTCTACGGCCGGCGCGTCGGGCTGCTCGCCGCGCTGCTGCTCGCGGTCATGCCGTACCACGTGATCGTGACCCGGCAGATCCTGCTGGACGGGCCGATGGTGCTGCTCAGCACGCTGACGCTCTACTGCCTGGTCCGCTACGTCCAACGGCAGGAGCTGGCCTGGTACCTGGCCACCGCCGGGATGCTCGGGCTCACCATGCTGGCGAAGGAGACCAGCGTCGTGCTGGCCGGCAGCGTCTACGCGTTCCTGGCGCTGACCCCGCGCGTGCGGCGGCCGGTGCGGGCCACCCTGCTGGTCCTGCCGGCGCTGGCCGTGGTCTTCGCGGCGCACCCCGTCTCCCAGGCCCTCGCCGGCGGGTCGAACAGCGGCCGCAACTACCTGGTGTGGCAGCTGTTCCGCCGGCCCAACCATCCCATGTCGTTCTACCTGGAGACCGTGCCGACGGCGACGGGCGTGCTGCTGCTCGCCGCCGCGGCGGGCGGCCTCTGGTGGGCCCGCAGGCGCAACGGCTGGCGGGAGACGCTGCTGCTGTCGTGGATCGCCGTGCCGGTGGTGTTCTTCCAGCTCTGGCCGGTCAAGGGCTTCCAGTACCTGCTGCCGGTGGCGGTGCCGGCGGCGCTGCTCGCCGCGCGGGCCCTGGTCCTGCTGCCGGTGCCGGCGCGGCTGCGCTGGCCCGGCCGGGACGGTCCCGCCCGCGCGGTGCCGGCCCGCGCCGGCCGGGCGGTGCGGCTGGCCGCCGTCGTCCTGGTCGTCTCGACCCTGGCGGCCTCGTCCTGGGACGCGGTCAGCCACCAGGGCCGCTCGACGTTCCTCGCCGGCTCCGGCGGGGTGCCGGGCGGCCGGGAGGCGGGACGCTGGATCACCGAGCACACCCCGGACGGCTCGGTGATCCTCACGCTGGGTCCCTCCATGTCGAACATCGTGCGGTTCTACAGCCGGCGGCAGAGCTACGGCCTGTCGGTGAGCCCGAACCCGCTGCACCGCAACCCGTCCTACGTGCCGCTGAACAACCCGGACGGGTGGCTGCGCAACAACAATCTGCACTACGTCGTGTGGGACTCGTTCTCCGCGCGGCGGTCCCCCTTCTTCGCCGACCGGCTGATGACGCTCGTCCGCCGGTACCACGGCCGGGTCGTGCACACCGAGTACGTCGGGACCGCCGACGCCTCGGGTCGCGTGACGCCGGTGCCCGTGGTGGTCGTCTACGAGGTGCGTCCATGATCCGTCCGACCCCCGTCCACCCGTCCGCCGCCGTGCCGCGGCGGGCCCGCCGGACGCCGTTCGTCGCCGTGCTGGCGGGCCTGGCCCTGGCGGCCTGGCCGTCGGTGGCGCTGGCCCAGGCCGCACCGGTCCCGTCAGCTCCGGTCCCGTCAGCCCCGACCCCGGGCGCACCGGCCCCGGCGGCCCCCCGCACGACCACGCCCGTCGAGCACTTCGTCTTCCTCATGCAGGAGAACCACACCTTCGACAACTACTTCGGCACCCGGCCCGGCGTCGACGGGTACCCGAAGGACGTCTGCATGCCGGTGCGGCGGGGCGTGCCGGAGCCCTGCGTCACCCCGTTCCACATCGGCAAGCTCGGCGCGATCGACCTGGACCACTCCGCCGAGGCGTTCCGCACCCAGTTCAACGGCGGCCGGATGGACGGCTTCGTCGAGGGGGTGAGCAAGCAGGGCAAGGACGGCCGGATGGCGATGGCCTACTACGACGAGCGGGACCTGCCCTACTACTGGAACATCGCCGACGAGTACGTGCTGTTCGACCGCTTCTTCAGCTCCTCCAACTCCGGCAGCATCCGCAACCACATGTACCGGGTGACCGGCGGGCCGGGGGCCGCCGGCAAGGCGGAGACCATCCCGGCGCAGGGCTGGGGGGACATCCCCACCATCTTCGACCGGCTGGAGGCGGCCGGGATCAGCTGGAAGTTCTACGTGCAGAACTACGACCCGACGATCACCTTCCGGTCCCGGGTGGAGGAGGAGAACATCGACCGGGGCGCGCAGGTGATCTGGGTGCCCCTGCTCGCGTACGCCCGCTACGTCGACGACCCCCGGCTGTCCAGCAGGATCGTCGACCTGGACGAGTACTACGCCGACGCCGCCCGGGGCGACCTGCCCGCCGTGTCCTTCATCGCCCCGGCGGGCAACAGCGAACACCCGCCCGGCAACATCGGCTCCGGTCAGAACCTCGTCCGGGCGCTGCTCACCCAGCTCATGCGCTCCCCGGACTGGCCGTCCTCGGCGTTCCTGTGGTCCTACGACGACTGGGGCGGCTGGTACGACCACGTCACCCCGCCCCAGGTCGACCGCTACGGCTACGGCTTCCGCGTGCCCGCGCTGCTGGTCAGCCCGTACGCCCGCCGGGGGTACGTCGACTCGACCACCCTCGACTTCACCTCCGCCCTGAAGTTCATCGAGGTCAACTGGGGGGTGCAGCCGCTGGCCAGCCGGGACGCGAAGGCGCAGACGTTCCTGGGCGCGTTCGACTTCGACGCGCCGCCGCGCCCCGGAGTGCTGCTCAGCGCCGAGCGGGTGCCGGTGGCGGTGCACCGCCCCGACCCCCGGCCGGTCTACGGCTCGTACGCCGTCGCGGTCGGCCTGGTCGCGGCGCTGGTCACGACGGCGGCGCTGCGCGGCCGGCGGAGGCACCGGTGACCGCCCGGCGGCTGCTGCCGCTGCTGCTGGGTGTGTTGGCGGCGGTGCTCCTGCCGACGCCCGCCGTGGCCGCGCCCGCCTCCGCGCTGCCCGGCACCTTGAAGATCCAGATGGTGCCGCCGATCAGGGGCGTGGTCGTCACGGTCGACGGCAACACGGCCCGCTCCGACCCCAAGGGGCTGCTGCGCGTGCGGGTGCGCAACTTCACCGGCCTGGACCAGCGGTTCACGGTGGTGCCCACCGAGGTGGGCCCCGACCGCCGGGTGCTGCTCGACCGGTTCCGGGGCAGCCTCGACCACGGGGTGCACAGCCGCACCGTCGAGGTGGGGCTGCGCACGCAGCGCCGCGTCACGTGGCGCTACGCCGACCGCGACGGCGCGCCGGTCCCCGTCGAGCGGGTGACCGAGATGCGGCTGCGCAGCAACACCGGCGAGGTGATCGAGCTGACCGGGGCTGACCTGAACCGGCCGCTCTGGGTCGCCGAGAGCCGCACCCAGCAGGGCCCCCGGGGGCTGGCCTCCAAGCAGCTCTACTACGTCGTCGACACCGTCATGGTCGACGGCACCTCCGTGGTGAACCGGGCGGGCCACAAGTTCGTCCCGTGGGAACGCCAGGACTGGCTGATCGAGCTGCTCTTCTTCAAGGTGTCCTTCACCGCCGACGACATGTTCTTCGCCCGGCGGGCCGGCGACGGCATCCGGCTCACCCGCGCCGACGGGCGCGTGCAGCGGCTGCCGTTCGCCGCCGACGGCACCGTCCTGGTGCCCGACCTGCCCCGGGGCACCTACACGGTGACCGTGCTGGGCGGCGGGGTCTCCTTCGGGCGGCCGGTGAGCATCAGCCGCGACCAGCAGGTGACGCTCAGCGTGATCAGCCCGGTCGACCTCGCGCTGGTGGTGCTCGGCGTGCTCGGGGTGGCGGTCGGCCTGGTCCTGGCCGGCCGGCCGGCGCTGCGGCGGCGGCTGCGGGTCCGGCTGCCCCGCCGGGCGCGCGCGGCGCACCAGCGGACCGGCCGGTGGCGGCGGCCGCTGCGGCTCGGGCTGGGGTCCGTCCTGGCGGCGCTGCTGGTGGCCGCCGTCGTCGGGGTGGTCGTGTCGCGGCCCGCCCGGGCGGCGGACGGCCCCGCGCCGGCCCCGTCCGCCGCCCCGGTGCCCGTGTTCGCCCATTACTACATCTGGTTCAACCCGACCTCGTGGAACCGGGCGAAGGTCGACTATCCGCAGCTCGGGCGGTATTCCAGCGACGACACCGAGATCATGCGGCGGCACGTGCGGATGGCGAAGGCGGCCGGGGTGACCGGCTTCCTGGTCTCCTGGAAGCACACCCCGCAGCTCGACGACCGGTTGGCCAAGCTGGTCGAGGTGGCCCGGGCGGAGGACTTCCGGCTCGGCATCGTCTACCAGGGGCTCGACTTCAGCCGCAAGCCCCTGCCCCTGGCCACCGTCCGCGCCGACCTCGACCTCTTCGCCACCCGCTACGCCACCGACGCGGTCTTCGACGTCTTCGACAAGCCGGTGGTGATCTGGAACGGCAGCGACCGGTTCACCGCCGCCGAGGTCGCCGGCACCGTCCGCACCGCACGGCAGCGGCTGCTGGTCCTCGGCGCCGCCAAGTCCACCGAGGAGGTCGCGGCGTACGGCACGGCGCTCGACGGCCACGCGTACTACTGGTCGTCGGGTGATCCCGTCGACGGCCGCACCCAGAACCGGCTGGCGGCGATGTCCCGGGCGGTGCACCTGCACGGCGGGCTGTGGATCGCCCCGGTCGCCCCCGGGTACGACGCCCGCCAGCTCGGCGGGCAGCGGGAGGTCGCCCGCCGCGACGGCGAGACGCTGCGGGCGTCCTTCGCGGCCGCGCGGCTGTCCCAACCCGACGCGCTCGGCGTGATCAGCTGGAACGAGTTCAGCGAGAACACCCATATCGAGCCGAGCGAGCGGTTCGGCGTGAGATACCTGGAGGTGCTGGCGGAGCTGCTGGGCGTCGACGTCGACGACGACGTGGCGATGGACAGCCAGCAGGAGCACGACGACCACTGGGGCCTGCCCGCCTGGGGTGCCGTGGTGGCCAGCGGCGGCGTTCTCGCCGTGCTGCCGCTGTGGGTGTTCCTCCGCCGCCGGCGCTCGCCGGACGGCGCGGCGCCACCGGCGCAGCGCGGCGCCGACCACGACGTGGAGGCGCCTGTGGACAACTGACGGGGCGGCGTCCCGCCCCGGGCGTCGCCCCGACCTCGTGTTCGGGGCTGGAGGAGTCATGACCACACCACACCGCAGGACCGCGGGCCGCGCGGCGGCGGTCCTGCTGTTGGCGGGCGCGGCCCTGGCGGGGCCCGCCGCGCCGGCCGCGGCGGCGACCCTGCCCCCGGTGGCCGACGCCACCGTGGACGCGTCCCGTCCCACTCGCAACGAGGGCGGGGCCGCCTCGCTGCGGGTCGACGCCTCGCCGCGCCAGGTCGCGTACCTGCGCTTCGACGTCACCGGCGCCGGGGCGGAGCCGTCGGCGGTGCTGCGGCTGTACGCCGAGACCGCGAGCAGCACCGGGCTGAGCGTGCACGGCGTCTCCGACGACGACTGGCGGGAGGACACGCTGACCTACCAGAACGCGCCGCCGATCGGCCCCGCCGTCGCCGCCAGCGGACCGAGCGCCGCCGACACCTGGCTCTCGGTCGACGTGTCGTCGCTGGTCACCGGGGACGGCCCGGTGACCCTGGCGCTCACCACGACCAACGACACCGGCTTCCGGCTCACCAGTCGCGAGGGCACCGGGACCCGCCGGCCGCAACTGATCGTCCCCGCGCCGCCGAACCCGTCGCCGTACACGATCAGCCGCCTCGGGGCCACCACCTACAGCGCCGCGTCCGAGGTGACGGGGCAGACCTGGACGGGCAGCCTCAAGAGCGTGGTGGAGAGCGCGGCGGCGGACCTGCACCGGCTCGGCGGCGGCACGATCGCGTTCACCGCCGGCACGTTCGACCTGGGCACGGAGTTCTTCAAGCTGGAGGGCCTGCGCAACGTCACCTTCGCCGGGGCGGGGATGGACCTGACGCTGATCCGCAACTCCAGCTCCGCCGCCGCGGACACCGAGCCGTTCAACACCAAGGGGCTGGACCGCGGGGTGGTCCGCGACCTCACCGTGTCGGCCGGCGGCCCGCCCCGCACCACCAGCGACGCCCTCGACTTCGACGACGGCAACAACATGCTGGTGGAGCGGGTGCGGGTGACCGCTTCGCGGGGTCGGGGCATCGTCTTCGACGGCAAGAACCAGACCTGGACCTCGATGGGCAACACGGTGCGCGACTGCCAGGTCAGCGGCGCCGCCAGCGACGGCATCGAGCTGCTGGCGACCAGCGGGGACACCGTCACCGGCTGCGTGATCACCGACGTGGGCGGGCACGGGGTGCAGATCAACCGGTCCTCGCCGACCGCCGACCAGCCCAACAAGACCGCCGACGACAACGTCGTCAGCGGCAACCGGATCGACCAGGCCGGCCAGGACGGGATCAACGTTGACGGCGGCAACGACAACCACATCGTCGACAACCACATCACCAACAGCGCCGACGACACCGCCGGCCGCGACGGCATCCGGATCACCACGGCGACGGCCGTGCCCTGCTCCGGCAACGTCGTCAGCGGCGACGTGGCCACCGACTCGCAGGCCGTGAAGACCCAGCGGTACGGCCTGAACATCGCCTCGGCGGGCTGCGTGGCGACGGTCGTGGGGCCGGGCAACAACCTCACCGGCAATCT
This genomic window contains:
- a CDS encoding glycosyltransferase family 39 protein; amino-acid sequence: MSQPGTATAVVPGQRRDHPDGPVRRGFPPPAGWLPALTRRRWAVAAALAAIGGLALLVRSWRIDLFGFNSDEVVYAGQAASLAGNPGYTDLFPVFRAHPMLFQAVLSPLLRSGEVGTGGRWVVAVIGVLTVLAVYPLGARLYGRRVGLLAALLLAVMPYHVIVTRQILLDGPMVLLSTLTLYCLVRYVQRQELAWYLATAGMLGLTMLAKETSVVLAGSVYAFLALTPRVRRPVRATLLVLPALAVVFAAHPVSQALAGGSNSGRNYLVWQLFRRPNHPMSFYLETVPTATGVLLLAAAAGGLWWARRRNGWRETLLLSWIAVPVVFFQLWPVKGFQYLLPVAVPAALLAARALVLLPVPARLRWPGRDGPARAVPARAGRAVRLAAVVLVVSTLAASSWDAVSHQGRSTFLAGSGGVPGGREAGRWITEHTPDGSVILTLGPSMSNIVRFYSRRQSYGLSVSPNPLHRNPSYVPLNNPDGWLRNNNLHYVVWDSFSARRSPFFADRLMTLVRRYHGRVVHTEYVGTADASGRVTPVPVVVVYEVRP
- a CDS encoding alkaline phosphatase family protein — encoded protein: MIRPTPVHPSAAVPRRARRTPFVAVLAGLALAAWPSVALAQAAPVPSAPVPSAPTPGAPAPAAPRTTTPVEHFVFLMQENHTFDNYFGTRPGVDGYPKDVCMPVRRGVPEPCVTPFHIGKLGAIDLDHSAEAFRTQFNGGRMDGFVEGVSKQGKDGRMAMAYYDERDLPYYWNIADEYVLFDRFFSSSNSGSIRNHMYRVTGGPGAAGKAETIPAQGWGDIPTIFDRLEAAGISWKFYVQNYDPTITFRSRVEEENIDRGAQVIWVPLLAYARYVDDPRLSSRIVDLDEYYADAARGDLPAVSFIAPAGNSEHPPGNIGSGQNLVRALLTQLMRSPDWPSSAFLWSYDDWGGWYDHVTPPQVDRYGYGFRVPALLVSPYARRGYVDSTTLDFTSALKFIEVNWGVQPLASRDAKAQTFLGAFDFDAPPRPGVLLSAERVPVAVHRPDPRPVYGSYAVAVGLVAALVTTAALRGRRRHR
- a CDS encoding CBM96 family carbohydrate-binding protein; protein product: MTTPHRRTAGRAAAVLLLAGAALAGPAAPAAAATLPPVADATVDASRPTRNEGGAASLRVDASPRQVAYLRFDVTGAGAEPSAVLRLYAETASSTGLSVHGVSDDDWREDTLTYQNAPPIGPAVAASGPSAADTWLSVDVSSLVTGDGPVTLALTTTNDTGFRLTSREGTGTRRPQLIVPAPPNPSPYTISRLGATTYSAASEVTGQTWTGSLKSVVESAAADLHRLGGGTIAFTAGTFDLGTEFFKLEGLRNVTFAGAGMDLTLIRNSSSAAADTEPFNTKGLDRGVVRDLTVSAGGPPRTTSDALDFDDGNNMLVERVRVTASRGRGIVFDGKNQTWTSMGNTVRDCQVSGAASDGIELLATSGDTVTGCVITDVGGHGVQINRSSPTADQPNKTADDNVVSGNRIDQAGQDGINVDGGNDNHIVDNHITNSADDTAGRDGIRITTATAVPCSGNVVSGDVATDSQAVKTQRYGLNIASAGCVATVVGPGNNLTGNLSGAIRDAGTGTVFR